Below is a window of Halarcobacter anaerophilus DNA.
TATTATCTTTGAGTTTACTAAGAATTGCAGGCAGGAGACTTTTTGGTGTAGCTACACCACTGTCTTTATACAATGAAGTTGTTGGGGTATAAATAAACTTTGAAGAAAGATTTACTTTGCCACCATTGGCTTCATAGGATTTTATTTTATGCATGTTATTAAGATTTTCAAATTCTTCTAAAAACTTATCTTCTTTGGTTAAAATTGCGTTATAGCTTTGTTTTTGTTTTTCCACAACATTTTTTATATCTCGTATATTATTGCTTCCTATATTTGGTAGAGGCTGCATTAACTTTAGATGAATATAAAACTCTTCTCTTAATTTATAAAGCGTATCATAATTTTTTGAAGCTTTGAGTTGCTCTTCATATTTATTACTAAAAAATATTGCAAACATCACATACCCTGCAACCAATCTTGCATCTTCTTGAATAGTAGTAAATTCTGAGTCTGACCCATAAAATTCAAGAGTTTTAAAGCCTTGTCGACTCATTTTAGGTTTTTGAAACTTTTGGGCATATTTGTTATAATAGGCATATCTATAATTATAATCAAGCATAGTACCATTAAAAGTAACGCCACTATTAGCAATCATAAGTTTATCCATCACAAAGTCTTGTTTTACTGCATTTGCAGCTAATGTTTTATTAAAAATGGTTTTATTCAAATACGCAGTTTCTTGCATATATGCTTTGGCTATTTTCATAGTTTCTTTATCTAAAAACTCAGCTAAGTTTGGCTTACTAAACAACAAATCCACAAATGTTTTATCTGTATAAAGTAGTAAAATTAATCTTGCATACATATTGGAAAGTTTGGCTGCATCTGATTGTTGTTTTTCATCTATATGAAATAAATCCACCAAATTAGCCACAGTATAACCATACGTATTCTTTTTCTTTATATCATCAAAGATTTTTTTATTATGACTAAAGGCTAACTTATAGTTTGTATAATACTCTTCATATAAATCTTCAATTTCTCCTATAATATCTTCTAAAAAGCCTACTATGATATTTGAATTTTTTTCTCCATTTTTAGGAGTTTGGGCATTTAGGAGTTTTTGTTCAATTTCATTCTTATCTATACTATCAATATCTTTTATATAGATCCCATTTTTTTTACCTAATGTTTTTGGATTTATTTCTAATTTTGGAAGTTTTTGTATATCATCTATATTATTCAATTTGAAATTACTATAATAAATTTGATATTTTGTATCCTCTTCTAAAGGGATAAATTTTCTTAAAACTTCATTTTTTGTATCATGATAATATATATCTTTTACTCTTTCAGCATTTATTCCACCGCTGTTATATATTTTGTATTCTATATACTCATTGTTTTTTACTAAATATACAAAAGCTAAAGTATGAGAATAGATATTATCAAAATCACTCTCTTTTTGATTATTCACATAGGTTTCATCTGCTTTTCTAAAGGCTCTCGATGGGCGTATTGGTTTATATATCTCTCCTGATTTTCTTAAAAGATAAAGCTCATATTTTGTTTTTACCTCTTCTTCTATTTTAATATTTTCTTCTTTTAAAGCCTTTTCTTCTGCAACAACATCTTGATTTTCTAAGCTTGGAATAGATGAAATTTTTGAAGTCCCCTGTCCAGGATTCTTTAGTATTACAGCTCTTCCTTTATCTGTTTTAAATCCATCTGTTCTTAGAAGATAGGTTAAACCGCTTGCAGATACATTTACTTCTGTTCCTGCTGTTGAGATACTAGCTACTTTGGTACAAGGATTTATACTTCTGGGACAAGAAACGGGGGCTCCTAATATATCTTTTAGGTATAAAGGTTTTTTACCTGCAATTTTTAGATTCGGTACAGTTGAAGTTAGAGTTACTTTCCCTCCACACGCACAAGTTATTACTGCTTCTTCTATTACATTATATTCATTACCCATTCTTTTAGTCCCAAAAAAATTTTGCTTATATTACATAAAAATAATTTAAATATAGATAATATTTATTAAAATATATAAATAATTTAATTATTGAACTTAAAATAAGTTTAATTTAGATTTTAAAATAAATATTATTAATATTTATTGATAATAAATTTATATATTTTAAAGTTTTATATGGTTAAAATTCACAATTAAATTAATAATTGCAAAGGTTTTTTTATTTTGAGTGAGTTGATTTTAAGAGAATTTGAATCTACGCAAAAGTATGGAATTGACTGTAGATATGAAGATTTATACCTTCTTATTGAGCAAGAAGTAGATAAAGATTATAGTGTAACACAAGAGTCAAGTGATTGGAACTATATATATAAAAATACTCAAGAACTATTAGAAAATAAAACAAAAGATTTAAAATTGGCTTCTTGGTGGCTTTTTTCATCATGGAAAAATAATCTATGGGAAGGTTTAGATGACAATTTAACTTTTTATATATCATTTATAGAGAAGTTTAAACAAGAATTGTTTCCTAAGTCTTTAAAGGCAAAAAGTAATATTTTTCTTTGGTTGGAAACTTCATTGACAAATGAAATAATTAATAATGAAACCAATAAAAAATTGCTAATAAAACCTTCATCTTTTTATGAATTGTTTGTTCAATTGGATTTAGTAATAAAAAAATCTTTTGAAAGTAATGATAACAAATTTAGGAAGATAATATCTTTTTTGAAGCCTTTTTTTGATGAAGAACAAAAAAAAGAAGAAGAGAATAAACTTGAAGCAAAAGTAGAAAAAGTAGAGAAAAAAAGTGAAAATAAAGTTGAACTTTCTGTTGATAGATTAACTGAAGTTTCTTCTGATTCTGATGCAATAAAAGTTTTAAATAATATTAAAAAAAGCTCTTCATTATTAGCTTCTTATTATAGAAAAAAAGATTTTACAGATTTAAGAGCATTACGAATCTCAACTTTCCTTTCATGGTTGGAAACAGATGGATTGCCTTATGCAAATGGCAAAAAAACTCTTCTTTATCCTCCTGCTGAACTGGAACTAGATGAGCTTACTTCGCTATATGAAGATGAAAAGTTTGAAGAAGCATTATGTTTGACACAAGAAATAATAGAAGTATCTCCATTTTGGATTGACGGACATTTTTTTCTTTATAATATTTTTGAAAAAACAAATAATAAAAAAATATCAAATGAAGTAAAAAATACTATTCTAAGTTTTCTAAAAACAAATAGTGGAATTTTAGATTTCTTTTTTAACGATGATACTCCTTTTGCATCAAACAGAGTTAAAAAATGGTTAAAAGATGAGTTAAATAAAAATGATGAAAATGATAATTTAAAAGAAGAAAGCAATAGTTCTGATCAAATTATAGAGTCGATTTATGAACTTGCAAATAACGGAAAAATAAAAGAAGCAATGCAAGAAGTTGCAAAACAATATGAAAGTTCTGCAAGCATTGAAGAAAAGTTTAATTGGAGGTTATATCATGCGCAGCTTGCAGTTGAATTTAACAAAAAGGATATTGCATTAGCATTATTGGAAGATTTACAAAAAGATATAGATAGATTTAATTTAGATGATTGGAATCCAAAACTCGTATCAAAGGTCTACTCTTTGATTTTAAACTCATTTACGAATATAGATATCCAAAATGATAAATTAGAACAAATTTATAAAAGACTTTGCAAAACTGATATAAATAGTGCTTTTGAAATAGAATTAAATTAGGAGAAAAAATGGAAAAACAATCAGAATCACCAAAAGAGAGAATTAACGTCACGTATAAACCTGCAACGGGAGATGCTTTAGAAGATGTAGAGATACCTTATAAATTGACAATCTTAGGGGAATATAATCCAAATGAGGAAAAAGTTCCCGTAGAAGAAAAAAGAGCAGTTAAAATTGATAAAAGTAACTTTAATGATGTTTTAAAAGCTCAAAATTTATCGGTGAACTTTAATGTTGATAATAAACTTATAGATGAGGAAGATTCATCTTTAAACGTAAATTTGAAAATCAATACAGTAAAAGATTTTTCACCGGAAAAAATTGTTGAAAATGTACCGGAGATGAAGGTTTTAATGCAACTAAGACAATCACTAATGGCTTTAAAAGGACCGTTGGGGAATGTACCTGCATTTAGAAAAGCAATTGAAAAGGCAATCTCAAACAAAGAAGAGAGAGATAAGTTAATGGAAGAACTTAGTTTAAGTTCAAAAGAATAGTAGTAGAAAGGACAAATATGGTAACTGAAAACATGACTCAAGATGTTTCATCATTAGAAACACTTTCTTTATTAGACGGAATTGTTGCTCAAACAAAACTATCACAAGAAGATGAAACCTACGATGTAGTGAAATCGGGTGTCGGAGCACTAATTGAAGAGTTAATAAAGTCTGATAATGAAGAGGAAAAAGTAAATAAATCAATAATCGATAAAATGATTGCGGAAATAGATGATAAAATCTCTGCACAAATGGATGAAATCCTTCATCATGAAGATTTTCAGGCTTTAGAATCTAAATGGAGAGGTTTGTATATGTTAGTTGAAAGAACTGACTTTAGACAAAATATCCAGATGGAAATTATTAATGTTTCTAAAGAAGAGTTAATCGAAGATTTTGAAGATAGTTTAGATATAACTCAATCAGGACTTTATAAGCACGTATATACAAGCGGATATGGGCAATTTGGTGGAGAACCTGTAGGTACTATTGTTGCAGATTATCAATTGTCTCCTTCAAATGTTGATATGAAATTTTTAAATAAAGTTGCTTCTATTGCTGCAATGGCTCATGCTCCGTTTATTGCTGCTGCGGGACCGAAATTCTTCGGACTTGAAAGTTTTGAAGGACTTCCTGACTTAAAAGATATAGATGATGTTATGAATTCTCCTCAATATGCGGCTTGGAAAGGTTTTAGACAAAATGAAGATTCAAGATATGTAGGATTAACTTTACCTAGATTTTTACTTCGAGCTCCTTATGATCCGGAAGACAATCCAATATCAAATTTTGTTTATAAAGAAGATGTTTCAAAAAATCATGAGCACTATTTATGGGGTAATACTGTATATGCTTTTGCAAGTAAATTAACAAATAGTTTTGCAAATTTCAGATGGTGTACAAATATAATTGGACCAAAATCCGGCGGTGAAGTTAGAGATTTACCTGTACACACTTTTGAAAGTATGGGTGATATTGAAATGAAAATCCCTACAGAAGTGCTTGTTTCAGATAGAAGAGAGTATGAACTTTCAGAACAAGGATTTATTCCTTTAATTATGAGAAAAGGAAGCAATTCAGCTGCGTTTTTTGCTGCTAGTTCTGCTCAACTTCCAAAAATTTTTCCTGATACTCCTGAAGGAAATGAAGCTGCTTTAAATTATAAACTAGGAACGCAATTACCGTATCTTTTTGCAATTACTAGAATGTCTCATTATATAAAAGTTCTTCAAAGAGAGCATATCGGTTCTTGGAGAGAAAGAGCAGATTTAGAAAGAGAACTTAACAAATGGGCAAAACAGTATGTAGCAAATCAAGAAAATCCAAGTGCTGAGATTAGAAGTAAAAAACCTTTTAAGGATATCGCTATTGATGTTGAAGATATAGATAATGATCCGGGGTGGTACAAAGTAAAAATATCATTAAGACCTCATTTTAAATATATGGGTGCAAGTTTTGAATTATCTTTAGTAGGAAAACTAGATAAAGAGTAATTATGAAGGCATTTAAAGGTAGTTTGTTTGAAAGATTGACTTCTGATTTTGATTATAATCAGTATGAAAACATAGAAGAGGCAGTTTATGCCTCTATTGCAAACAATTTATCTCGTATTTTTTCTACAAATGCAGGAAGCTGTGAAATTGCTACAGATTATGGAAGACCTGATTTGAACAATATAAATTTAAGCATGAAAGACTCTATTGAGAGAATAGAGTATTTTTGTGAACTTTGTATAAAAAAATTTGAACCAAGACTTTATAAAACAAGAGTTGCAGTATCAAAACAAAGATTAGCCGTAAATCAAATGAACATATATATAGAGGGATATTTGCTTGTAAACGGAAAAAGCAAAAGAATAAATTTCAAAGCAGATTTATTAAAAAACGGGAAAGTGAAAATATATAAAGATGGTATTTAACGATTATTATAAAAAAGAGTTAATTGCTTTACGAACAGACGGAGCAGAATTTTCTAAAAAAAATCCAGGCTTGTCTAGTTTTCTCTCAAAAGAGGGGCAAGACCCTGATGTTGAAAGACTATTAGAAGGGTTTGCTTTTTTAACAGGGAGACTTCAACAACAACTAGACAAAGAGTTGCCTGAGGTTGCACATACCTTAGTAGAACTGCTTTGGCCAAGTTATACAAGACCTATACCTTCTTTTAGTATTATTCAATTTGAATCGATAAAAGATTCACTGGATAATATAAAAATGTCAAAAAACAGTGAAGTTCTAAGTAAAATAAAACCTGATGCCATTCAATGTAAATTTAGAACGGTATATGACACTGTTGTTATGCCTTTTGATTTAAAAAGTATAAATTATCATATTCAAGGCAAAAGAAGCAGCTTGGAAATGAATATGAGTATGACAGCTTCCGGTAGTTTGCAAGATTTGATTTTCCGTGATTTAAGACTCTATTTAAGTGGTTCTAAATTTGTTGCACAAGATTTATATTTGTTTTTGACAAGATATGTTGAAAGTATTCAACTAATAATAAAAGATTCAGATAAAAAAACTTTAGATGAAATATCAATAAATAAAAATTCTATTATACCTGTAGGGTTTAATTCTTCAGATTCTTTGACTCCTCAACCGTTAAATATTTTTGACGGTTATGTACTTTTGCAAGATTTTTTTTGTTTTAAAGATAAATTTTTATTTATCGATATTTTAAATTTAAATACTATAAGCAGACTTTCTGAAGAGAGTTTGTCTAAAAGTAGAGATTTTACTATAAAAATTAATCTGTTAAAAAAGATGTCTCAATCAAATTTACCTCAAAAAGAGAATTTTTCTCTTTATTGTACACCAATAGTAAATCTTTTTGAATCAGATGCAGTTCCTATAAGAAAAAATTTTGAATATACGGATTTTTTAGTCTTGCCTGCTGATTTGGATAAAAATCATA
It encodes the following:
- the tssA gene encoding type VI secretion system protein TssA; this encodes MSELILREFESTQKYGIDCRYEDLYLLIEQEVDKDYSVTQESSDWNYIYKNTQELLENKTKDLKLASWWLFSSWKNNLWEGLDDNLTFYISFIEKFKQELFPKSLKAKSNIFLWLETSLTNEIINNETNKKLLIKPSSFYELFVQLDLVIKKSFESNDNKFRKIISFLKPFFDEEQKKEEENKLEAKVEKVEKKSENKVELSVDRLTEVSSDSDAIKVLNNIKKSSSLLASYYRKKDFTDLRALRISTFLSWLETDGLPYANGKKTLLYPPAELELDELTSLYEDEKFEEALCLTQEIIEVSPFWIDGHFFLYNIFEKTNNKKISNEVKNTILSFLKTNSGILDFFFNDDTPFASNRVKKWLKDELNKNDENDNLKEESNSSDQIIESIYELANNGKIKEAMQEVAKQYESSASIEEKFNWRLYHAQLAVEFNKKDIALALLEDLQKDIDRFNLDDWNPKLVSKVYSLILNSFTNIDIQNDKLEQIYKRLCKTDINSAFEIELN
- the tssB gene encoding type VI secretion system contractile sheath small subunit, producing MEKQSESPKERINVTYKPATGDALEDVEIPYKLTILGEYNPNEEKVPVEEKRAVKIDKSNFNDVLKAQNLSVNFNVDNKLIDEEDSSLNVNLKINTVKDFSPEKIVENVPEMKVLMQLRQSLMALKGPLGNVPAFRKAIEKAISNKEERDKLMEELSLSSKE
- the tssC gene encoding type VI secretion system contractile sheath large subunit, with the translated sequence MVTENMTQDVSSLETLSLLDGIVAQTKLSQEDETYDVVKSGVGALIEELIKSDNEEEKVNKSIIDKMIAEIDDKISAQMDEILHHEDFQALESKWRGLYMLVERTDFRQNIQMEIINVSKEELIEDFEDSLDITQSGLYKHVYTSGYGQFGGEPVGTIVADYQLSPSNVDMKFLNKVASIAAMAHAPFIAAAGPKFFGLESFEGLPDLKDIDDVMNSPQYAAWKGFRQNEDSRYVGLTLPRFLLRAPYDPEDNPISNFVYKEDVSKNHEHYLWGNTVYAFASKLTNSFANFRWCTNIIGPKSGGEVRDLPVHTFESMGDIEMKIPTEVLVSDRREYELSEQGFIPLIMRKGSNSAAFFAASSAQLPKIFPDTPEGNEAALNYKLGTQLPYLFAITRMSHYIKVLQREHIGSWRERADLERELNKWAKQYVANQENPSAEIRSKKPFKDIAIDVEDIDNDPGWYKVKISLRPHFKYMGASFELSLVGKLDKE
- the tssE gene encoding type VI secretion system baseplate subunit TssE — encoded protein: MKAFKGSLFERLTSDFDYNQYENIEEAVYASIANNLSRIFSTNAGSCEIATDYGRPDLNNINLSMKDSIERIEYFCELCIKKFEPRLYKTRVAVSKQRLAVNQMNIYIEGYLLVNGKSKRINFKADLLKNGKVKIYKDGI
- the tssF gene encoding type VI secretion system baseplate subunit TssF gives rise to the protein MVFNDYYKKELIALRTDGAEFSKKNPGLSSFLSKEGQDPDVERLLEGFAFLTGRLQQQLDKELPEVAHTLVELLWPSYTRPIPSFSIIQFESIKDSLDNIKMSKNSEVLSKIKPDAIQCKFRTVYDTVVMPFDLKSINYHIQGKRSSLEMNMSMTASGSLQDLIFRDLRLYLSGSKFVAQDLYLFLTRYVESIQLIIKDSDKKTLDEISINKNSIIPVGFNSSDSLTPQPLNIFDGYVLLQDFFCFKDKFLFIDILNLNTISRLSEESLSKSRDFTIKINLLKKMSQSNLPQKENFSLYCTPIVNLFESDAVPIRKNFEYTDFLVLPADLDKNHSEVFSIEQVRGWISKKNSYQNYLPFESFEHIDDDNEYFSTRIKLSDDGERTNTYLRFSNSFENENDFSKTNSTVSVKILCTNKDVPSKLLLGDICILNALSNSANIGFKNITIPTVSYPPPINGDFLWKIISNMSLNYLSLNDIKTLRTILETYDFFGAYDVKQREKTSMMLKGIESISYETCEMIDKGLPIRGMHIKLELDPHKFSCIGEAYLFASLLNEFFSLYSNINSFHRLSVDILNEELFIWKPKMGSQELI